The genomic segment CCGTCCGGACCCTCGCTGAACGGTTCGAATCGGCCCGTGGTCCCGCCACGCGGCAATCGCTCAAATTGCTGAAAAAGGGTACGGACAGCGGACCGGCCCTGTTCCTCGTCCACGACGGGGACGGCGAAACGCTCCTCTATCTCAACCTGGCCCGCCGGCTCGCGCCGGATGTGACCGTTTACGGAATCGAGCCGCACGGCAACGACCGCTGCCCGATGCTCCACGCGGCCATTCCGGAGATGGCCGCGTACTACGTCGCGCGGGCACGGGAGGTCCGCCCGAACGGTCCGTATTTCCTCGGCGGCCTGTGCGCCGGTGGGGTCATCGCCTTCGAGATGGCCCTCCAGCTCCGAGCGACGGGGCTCGAGGTGGGACTCGTTGCCCTCCTCGACGCGGCGGACGCGCGGGCCAAAATGAAACCCTTTCTCCACACGCGCCGACGCTGGGCGCGGTTCAAACAGTCCCTCGGCCGGAGAGCCGACGGAGACGGAGCGGGCGGTGGACGTGACCCAGAAAGCACGGACACAGCCACCGCACCCCCGGAGGGGCGGGGCATGATTCACAAAGCGAAACGCGCCCTCCACAAGTTATCGAACCTCGTCCGGTACGAGGTGAACAGTTACCGGCGCCGGGTAGCGGAAGCGGCCCAGATTCGCGCGATGCGGACCGGCACCGGGGCGGACGAGAATGCCCCGACGCTCACGGTCCGCGCCGTCTACGAGTACGCGGAGCGGCTGTACGCTCCGGCCGAGCGGCTCGACGTTCCCGTCATTCTCGTCCGCGCCGGCGCCGACGGCGCCACTTACGCGCCCGCCGACGAGCCGCTGACCGCGCGGCTCCGCGACCCGCACTTCGGGTGGGTCCCGCGCCTCGCCGGCGACCGCCCGGCACTCGAAGTGATCGATGCGCCCGGCGGTCACGGGGGCATCCTCCAGGAGCCCCACGTGGGCACCGTCGCGACCCACGTACAGGCGGCCATCGACCGAGTTATTACGGTGCGTCAGAAGTAGCACTTGAGCCTTGACGTCTGCGGCTGCCGGACAGGAGGGACCGGTTTCCGTCCGACCGGGCTCCGCGATCGTAAACAGCACCTGTTGCGCCCGTTTCAGGAGAGCCCACCGCGATGTCGACCCCCTGCCCCGTTCTCGTAGTCATCGTCAACTACAAGACGGCAGCGTACACGATCCAGTGCCTGCGGACCCTGGAACCCGAGGTCCGAGACCTGCCCGGTGCGCGGGTCGCACTCGTTGAGAACTGCTCCGGCGACGGCGACGTGCTCGCCCGTGCCATTGCCGACAACGGGTGGTCCGAGTGGGTGTCTCTCGATGTCGCGGACCGGAACGGCGGGTTCGCCTACGGCAACAACCGCGCGATCCGTCCGACGCTGTCCGCTCCCGACCCGCCGCGCTACGTTCTCCTGCTCAACTCCGACACCGAGGTCCGGGCGGGTGCGATCCGCGCGCTGGTCCGGTTCATGGACGCGCGCCCCGAGGTCGGGATCGCGGGCAGCAGTTTCGAGAACCTCGACGGGACCGATTGGCCGTTCGCGTTCCGTTTCATCCGGCCCCTGTCCGAGTTGGACCGCGGGCTCAAGTTCGGTCCGGTTTCCAGGCTCCTGAAGCGCTACGTTCCCGCCCGCCTGATGGACCAGACGCGGCCCCAGCAGGTCGATTGGGTCGCCGGCGCGAGCATGATAATTCGGCACACGGTGTTCGAGAAGATCGGGCTGCTCGACGAGGACTACTTCCTTTACTTCGAAGAGGTGGATTTCTGCCTCCGCGCCGCCCGGCAGGGCATCGCCTGCTGGTACGTCCCCGAAAGCCGCATCATGCACATCGCCGGTCAGAGCAGCGCCCTGACCAAGCGCGACGCGCGGCCGCCCCGCACGCCCGCGTACTGGTTCGCCTCCCGCCGCCGCTATTTCCGTAAGAACTACGGTCTGGCCGGGGCCGTCGTCGCGGACCTCGCGTTCGGGTTCGGCCATTCGCTCTGGCGGGTGCGCCGCGCGATCTTCCGCAAGCCCGACACCGATCCCCCGCACTCGCTCACCGACCACTGGCGCAACAGCGTGTTTCTCAACAGAAATCGCTAATCGACGCGGGCACACTCCGGAGCGGTCAGAGAAGCAACGCTGCCCAGGTGACGCCGTCCACGCGGATCGAGAAGATTTGTCTTCTCTTGATCTGCGTGGACGGCGTCACCTGGGGGTCATTCCGTCTCGCCAGCGGAAGCTGAAAATTGCACAGCGGCTCCTTCGTGCGCTGGCGCTCACCTCTTACACGAGCCCCGTCAGAGTGCCCGTGCTGTCGGCGAACTTCTGGGTCTCGACGCCGGCCTTTTGAACCAGCGACAGCAGCACGTTGGACAGCGGCGGGGCCTTGGCCGGGTTGTGGGCCAGGTGGCGCCCGTGCTTCAGCCCGAGCTTGCGCCCGCCGGCAACCAGGAGCGGCAGGTTTTTGGGCGAGTGCTCGCCGCCCGCACCGCTGTTCATCCCGGACCCGTACATGACGACTGTCCGGTCGAGGACCGTGCCGTCTCCGTCAGTCGTGGCCTTCAAGAGGCCCAGGAACCGGGCGAGCTTTGTGAGGTGGAAGCGGTCGATCACGGCGAGTTTGCCCAACATCCCCGGGTCCCCGCCGTGGTGCGACAGCTCGTGGTGGTTCTCCCCGGCCCCCCCGTACCCGCTCGCCTCCCGGCTCCACTCGAAGGTGACGACCCGCGTCAGGTCGGTGACGAACGCGAGGTACGAGAGCTCCAGCATGACGTCGAGCCACATCGGCCGGTCGTGGCCGTCCTCCGGCTTGCTGTTCAGTTGCAGCCCACCGTCCTTGACGTCCGGTTTGGGCCGATCGACCCAGCCCTGGAGCCGCTCGACCTGCTTCTCGGTGGCCCGGACGCTCGTCAGGTACTCGTCCATTTTCATCCGGTCCTTCGGCCCCAACTTGCTGTTGAGGGCGGCGGACTCGGCCGCGACGTCGTCGAGAATCGAGCGCCGCTCGGCGTACCTCTTGAGGGTGGCCGCCCGGTCGCTGGCGGCGTCGGGCACGAACAGCCGCTCGAAGAGGCGGCGGGGCGAGCTCTCGGCGGGCATCGGCGTCCCGTTGGCGTCGAACGAGAGCGTGTTCGAGTGCAGGGCGTTCCCGGTCCCGCCCTTATCGGAGATCTGGAGCGACGGGAACCGGGTCTTCTTCCCGTGCAGTTGGGCCGCGACCTGGTCAACGGACACGGTGTTCGTGTAGTCCGCCCCCGGCTTGCCCTTCAGGTTCGCGGCGGTGAGCCACGTGTCGGCGCCGCTGTGCCCGCCCTGCGCGGCGGGGTGGCCGAGCCCCGAAATCACGGTGAAATCCGAGCGGTGGTCCTTGAGCGTGTCGAGCGTGGGTGAAAGGGCGTACTTCTCACCGTCGTCCTTCGGCACCCATTCGAAGATGTTCACGCCGTTGGGCACGTAACAGAAGATCATCCGCGGCGCGGGGCCGATGGACTTGGCCCACGGCTTAAACGAGGACGGCGCGGACTGGAGGCGGGGCAGCATGGCGTCGAGGAACGGCAGCGCCAGGGCGGCGCCGGCGCCCCGCAGAACGTGGCGCCGAGAGAGCGGGGTGCGGAACATGCGACCTCCAGGGAAAAGAACCCGGCGCGGGCGGACTCGTACCGAATCGTGTGGCCGAGCTTCTGTCCCTGGGCCCGGGGCCGGCCCGGCCGCATCGCGAAGAGCGGCCGGGCCGGCCCCGGGTCCAGGAAGGGTCCAGCACACGATATTTCGTGTCACTTCGTCTCAAACGGTTCACTTGTGGCAACGAAGCGGATCAAGGACTTCAGCGTGCGGCCGTTCTGCTTCATGTGCGCCGCAGCAGCTTTCACAGTCGGCTGGTCGGCCAGGCCCAGTTCGCGGCCGAGCGCGTAGGTGAGGAACTTTGCGGCGAGGCACTGCAAGAACTGGTCCTCTTGCTTCAGCAGCGCGGCCTGGAGCCCGGCCACGCCGACGATCTTGGTCCCGTCCGGCATCAGGGCGCTCGCGTCGATCTTCGGGTCGTTCGTGCCGATCCGCCCCTTGTACCCGAAGCCCTCCTGGTCCCGCCACTCGCCGGAGGCGTTGTAATTTTCGAGCGCGAACCCCGGCGGGTCGATCTTGTTGTGACACCGCGCGCACTGTGTCAGTTGGCGGTGGATTTCGAGCCGCTTCCGGACGGTCGCCTTATCGATCCCCGGCACCTTGGGGGCGATCTCGCCCACGTTCGCGACCGGGAGCCCGGGGTCGATCCCGAGCAGAGTTTTCAGAACGAACGCCCCGCGCTTGACGGGCGAGGTGCGGGTGCCGTTGGACGTGGTGGTGAGGACCGACGCCTGGGTGACGATGCCGCCGCGGTGAACGCCCTTCGGAACCGGAACCTTGCGGAACTCGTCGCCGCGGACCCCGGTGATGCCGTAGAAGCGCGCGAGCCGCTCGTTGATCACGACGAAGTCCGACTTGATGAGGGTCCGCGCGTCCAGCTCCTCGTCCAGGACGGTCTGGAAGAACGACTCGCTCTCCTTCACGATCGAGATCTCGAGGTGCCGGTCGTACTGCGGGAACAGGTCCGGCGCCGGGGGGTTGGTCCCGACGTCGCGCAGGTTCAGCCACTGGCCGGCGAAGTTCCGAACGAACGCCTCGTGCCGCGGGTCCGCCAGCAGCCGGTCCACCTGTTTGAGGCGCTCCGCTTTGTCGGCGAGCCGGCCCGCGTCCGCGGCACTCATGAGCGGCTCGTCGGGCGGGGCCGACCAGAGGAAGTACGACAGGCGGCTGGCGAGTTCGTGGTCGGTCAGGGGGCGGGCCGGGGCGGTCGGGTCGCCGCTCGGCTCGACCAGAAAGAGGAAGTGCGGCGAGACCAGAATGGCGGTGAGCGGGCGCTTGATGGCCTCGGTGAACGGGAGCCCGGCCTTGCGGCCCGCGTCGTAGAGCGCCATCTTCGCGGCCACCTCGGCCGGCGCGACGGGTCGGCGGTACGCCCTCCGCATGAACCGG from the Frigoriglobus tundricola genome contains:
- a CDS encoding glycosyltransferase family 2 protein; this translates as MSTPCPVLVVIVNYKTAAYTIQCLRTLEPEVRDLPGARVALVENCSGDGDVLARAIADNGWSEWVSLDVADRNGGFAYGNNRAIRPTLSAPDPPRYVLLLNSDTEVRAGAIRALVRFMDARPEVGIAGSSFENLDGTDWPFAFRFIRPLSELDRGLKFGPVSRLLKRYVPARLMDQTRPQQVDWVAGASMIIRHTVFEKIGLLDEDYFLYFEEVDFCLRAARQGIACWYVPESRIMHIAGQSSALTKRDARPPRTPAYWFASRRRYFRKNYGLAGAVVADLAFGFGHSLWRVRRAIFRKPDTDPPHSLTDHWRNSVFLNRNR
- a CDS encoding DUF1552 domain-containing protein, yielding MFRTPLSRRHVLRGAGAALALPFLDAMLPRLQSAPSSFKPWAKSIGPAPRMIFCYVPNGVNIFEWVPKDDGEKYALSPTLDTLKDHRSDFTVISGLGHPAAQGGHSGADTWLTAANLKGKPGADYTNTVSVDQVAAQLHGKKTRFPSLQISDKGGTGNALHSNTLSFDANGTPMPAESSPRRLFERLFVPDAASDRAATLKRYAERRSILDDVAAESAALNSKLGPKDRMKMDEYLTSVRATEKQVERLQGWVDRPKPDVKDGGLQLNSKPEDGHDRPMWLDVMLELSYLAFVTDLTRVVTFEWSREASGYGGAGENHHELSHHGGDPGMLGKLAVIDRFHLTKLARFLGLLKATTDGDGTVLDRTVVMYGSGMNSGAGGEHSPKNLPLLVAGGRKLGLKHGRHLAHNPAKAPPLSNVLLSLVQKAGVETQKFADSTGTLTGLV